One window of the Podospora pseudocomata strain CBS 415.72m chromosome 7, whole genome shotgun sequence genome contains the following:
- a CDS encoding hypothetical protein (COG:Q; EggNog:ENOG503P27G) — protein MAVSLSLNFPPIKTLHRESYPAISPLEPENNQAGKTVLVTGGAGGIGFAIATAFVQASSSHVIIVSRRQGFLQDGVKRLEAEARTARTNTKISGYSSDVSSLEASEKLWAELKEDGIVVDVLVLNAVALGPGGTLVEANLELVWKAYEVNVRSLLDHTQRFDNQEGKRQKYLVSVSSSMVHNLDNENPFLSTYGATKTAGQVLFQQIARDVDPARLQMISFHPGAIYSDGAREGGVTKDMIDVWDDGMFCLSRSWINEGVEANLATAALPGNFAVWAATPAAKFLHGRLLAAWWDVNELKHDALQEKLNSDWHLLRVGVKGL, from the exons ATGGCTGTTAGTCTCTCACTCAACTTTCCTCCCATCAAGACCTTGCATAGAGAGTCTTACCCAGCAATTTCCCCTCTCGAACCCGAAAACAATCAAGCGGGCAAAACAGTCCTCGTCACCGGCGGCGCAGGTGGCATCGGGTTTGCTATCGCGACGGCCTTTGTCCAGGCCTCGTCCTCGCATGTCATTATCGTTAGTCGGCGCCAAGGATTCCTCCAAGACGGCGTCAAGCGACTTGAAGCTGAGGCTCGGACTGCGAGGACCAACACCAAAATCAGCGGCTACTCCTCAGATGTTTCGAGCCTGGAAGCAAGCGAGAAGCTGTGGGCTGAATtgaaggaggatgggatTGTCGTGGATGTCTTGGTGCTCAACGCCGTAGCTCTGGGCCCTGGCGGGACACTGGTGGAAGCCAACTTGGAACTAGTATGGAAGGCATATGAGGTCAACGTTCGCTCGCTTCTGGACCATACCCAGCGATTTGATAACCAGGAAGGTAAAAGGCAAAAG TATCTGGTCAGTGTCTCTTCCTCCATGGTGCATAACCTGGACAATGAAAACCCCTTCTTGTCCACGTACGGGGCAACGAAAACTGCCGGCCAAGTTTTGTTTCAGCAAATTGCCAGGGATGTAGACCCAGCAAGGCTGCAGATGATCAGCTTTCACCCCGGTGCCATCTACTCAGATGGGGCCCGAGAAGGTGGCGTCACCAAGGACATGATCGATGTGTGGGATGATGGTATGTTCTGTCTCTCCAGGTCTTGGATTAATGAGGGGGTCGAGGCTAACTTGGCAACAGCGGCGTTACCTGGTAACTTTGCCGTGTGGGCGGCCACACCCGCGGCCAAGTTCCTGCATGGCCGATTGCTGGCAGCCTGGTGGGATGTAAATGAGCTGAAGCACGATGCGCTTCAGGAAAAGCTCAATTCTGACTGGCACCTGCTAAGAGTTGGTGTGAAAGGACTCTGA